The nucleotide sequence CCTGGCCGACGAGCTGAGCCTCGTCGAGCGGATGTCCGACGCGATCGGCGGCGAGCTCGACCGCCGCATGGAGGTGCTCCGCTCCGCGGGCAACTTCAAGAACCGCGACGACTATGAGGCTGCCCGCCGGGCCGGCGCCGACCTCGAGCCGATGCCGAGCCTTGTGATCATCGTCGACGAGTTCTCGGAGCTACTGACGGCCAGGCCCGAGTTCATCGACCTCTTCGTGCAGATCGGGCGCGTCGGCCGGTCGATCGCCGTCCACCAGCTGCTCGCGTCGCAGCGCCTGGAGGAGAACCGGCTGCGTGGCCTCGACACGTTCCTGTCCTACCGCATCGCCCTGCGGACCTTCTCGCCGTCGGAGTCGCGCGCCGTCATCGGAGTCCCGGACGCCTACGAGCTGCCGACCCCGCCCGGCAACGGCTACCTCAAGTTCGACACCACCGGCCTGACGAGGTTCAAGGCCGCCTACGTCTCCGGCCCCTGGCACGATCCGTCGGCCCTCGGCCGTGGCGACGACCAGCGCGCCGACGACCTCGACGCGCCTCTGACGAGGGGGTGGATGCCCCCCGTCCTGGAGTTCGGCACGGACTACGTCGCGCCGGTGACGCCTCCCAACGACCTCCCCGGGTCGTCGAGCTCGGGTCCCGGGTCGTTGAGCTTGTCGAAACGCCCTGAGCTTGTCGAAGGGTCGGACCTCGGCCCAGACGCCTCGCTGCGCTCGGCGCCCCTCGACAAGCTCGGGGAACCGGGGAAGCTCAACGAACCCAAGGACGACGACGCCGAGACGTTGCTGGGCATCGCGGTGGGCCGGCTCAGGGGGCACGGGCGCCCTGCCCGGAGGGTGTGGCTCCCGCCGCTGGACCTGCCTCCGACGATGGACCAGCTGCTCGGCGGGCTCGCCGACGTCGAGGGACGGGGTCTGCAGGTCGCCGACCCCTCACGGCAGGGGAGGCTCCGCGCCCCGGTGGGACTCATCGACCGGCCGCGGCAGCAGCGTCGTGACCCGTGGTGGATCGATTTCTCCGGCTCAGGCGGCAACCTGGCGGTGGTCGGCGGGCCGCAGTCGGGCAAGTCGATGGCCCTGCGCGCCACCATCGCGGGCCTCGCGCTGACCCACACGCCGCAGGAGGTCGGGTTCTACGTACTCGACTTCGGCGGCGGGGCACTCACCTCGATGCGGCGCCTCGCGCACATCGGTGCGGTGACCGGCCGCCTCGACGTCGACCGCGTGCGACGTACCGTTGCGGAGCTGACATCGCTGCGCGCCGCCCGCGAGCGCCAGTTCGCCGACCTGGGCATCGACTCGATGACCACCTACCGCCAGGCGCGCCGCGACGGGTCGGTCCCGGCCGACCGGTTCCCGACCGACGTCTTCCTGGTGATCGACGGCTGGGCGACCCTCAAGACGGAGTTCGAGACCCTGGAGCCGCAGGTGCAGGCGCTGGCGAACGGCGGCCTCGGTTATGGCATCCACGTGTTCGTCTCGGCGGCCAGGCCCTCCGAGATCCGGGCCGCGACACTCGACGCGCTCCAGTCGCGGATCGAGCTCAAGCTCGGCGACCCGTTCGACTCGACGATCGACCGACACGCGCAGGCCGGCGTGCCCGTCGCGCGACCCGGCCGCGGGCTGACCGGCGGGGCACTCCACGCGCTCATCGGCCTGCCGCGGGTCGACTCCGTCACGGGGGTCGACGACGTCTCCGCCGGCCAGCGCAACTTCATCGCCGCCGTCAACGGGGCATGGAAGGGCCCACGCGCCGCGGAGGTCAGGCTGCTGCCCGAAGACCTGGAGATGTCGGCGCTGCCGGCCATCACGCCCGGCCCCGACCGGCGGATCCCGTTCGCCGTCGACGAGCTGGAGATCGCCCCTGTCTGGTTCGACCCGATGGCCGACCCGCACCTGGTCGCGATCGGCGGCCCCGAGTCGGGCAAGTCGAACCTGCTGCGGCTGTTCCTGCGAGGCATCACCACCCGGTTCACGGCCAGCGAGGCCAAGGTCATGATCGTCGACTACCGGCGGTCGCTGCTCGGCGAGGTCGAGTCGGAGCACCTGATCGGCTACTACCCGTCCGCGGCGGCCGCGACGCCGATGCTGCAGCAGACGGCCGAGGCCGTGCGCGCGCGCCTGCCGGGGCCGGACGTCACGCAGCAGCAGCTGCGGGACCGGTCCTGGTGGACGGGCGCCGAGGTGTTCCTGGTCGTCGACGACTACGACCTGGTCGCCGCCCCGTCGGGCAACCCGATGGCCGTGTTCGCGGACCTGGTCAACCAGGCCGGCGACATCGGCCTGCACATCATCCTCGCCCGCTCGTTCGGCGGCGCGGGGCGGGCGGTGTTCGGCGACCCGCTGATCTCGCGGATGAAGGAGTCGGTCAATCCGGCGCTGGTGCTGAGCGGCAACCGCGAGGAGGGCAACCTGTACGGCGACGTCAAGGGCGCGCCGATGCCCGCAGGCCGCGGCACGCTCGTCACCCGGGCGTTCACGGGGCTCGTCCAGACGGCGAAGGTGCCCCCACGCGCCTGATCAGCCGTGGCGGGTCGCACGGGGGATCGTGACCGCGGCCACGACGCCGAGCAGGACAAGCGCCAGTGCCCCGCCCGCCACCAGCAGAGCGGCGACGGGAAGGGTACGGTCCTCGCGCTGTTCCGGTGTGATCACGGCCTCTGCCGACGCGCCCGGCTCGGTCGGCGTGAGGGATGCGGGCGTGGCCCCCGTGAGCGCGCGCAGCGGGTTGACGATCCCGTGGCCGATCAACGGGTCCGGCACGCTGGAGGCCGGCGGATCCGCGGTGGCGATCAGCCGGGCGCGCACCTCGGCGGGCGTGAGCGTCGCGCCGTGCACGTCTCGCTCGTACTGGATCATCAGCGCGACGACACCGGAGACGAGCGCGGTCGCGAACGACGTGCCGGTCGCGTCGCCGGTGAAGGCCTGGTCGGAGGAGTCATCGCCGGACGACGGCGCGAGCGCGAGCAGCCCGCGTCCCGGGGCGCCGACCGCGACCGTGTCGCTCGGGTAGGTCAGCTGGTCACCGGCGTCGGCCGCGTCCGAGGCCCCCACGGAGATCACGCCGGGGAGCGACGCCGGATAGGCCTCGCCGCCGATGGCCGCGGCCTGGTCCGCATTGCCGGCCGCGGCGACCACGACGATGCCGGCCTCGATGGCGTCGGCGATCGCCGCGCGGTAGTCGGCGAGGCCTGGGGAGGATGCGCCGACGACCTGCGACAGGTTGATCACGTCGGCACCGTCGGCGATGGCCTGCCGGACGGCGCGCACCGTCGCGGAGAGGTCGTCCTGCTCGTCGTCGGGGAGGTCATCCTGCGGCGTGGACCAGCGCAGCGCCCGGTACGCGAGCACCGTCGCTCCGGGGGAGATGCCCGCGAAGTTGGTGGCCTCGTTGACCGCGGACCCATCCTCCGCGTGGCCGGCGGCCAGCAGAGAGGCGACGGCGGTGCCGTGGTCGCAGTCGTAGCGGCCGTCGTCGTCGGTGCCCTCTCCGGAGAGGAGGTCGTAGGTCGTGATGCGGGTGCGGGACCAGTAGCCCGAGTCGTCGGACGCGACGCCGGTGTCGATCACGGCGACGCGCACGCCCCTGCCCGTCGCGAGTTCCCAGACCGACTCCATGTCGAGACGCTGCAGCTGCCAGGCGTTGACCAGATCGGCCGCGGGCGTGGGCTGGGCGGTCCGGCAGAGTCCCTGGTCGAGGGGGACCAGGTCGTCGTCGGCCAGCGCCGGGGCGGCGGGCAGCACGCAGGTGAGCAGCACCGCGACGGCTGCCGCCACGCCCGACCTCATCCACTGCATCACGGCAGCCAGGGTAGTGGGACGGGGGAGCGCCGTGGACGGATCGGCGGTGCGTGGGCGAGGGCGCGCCGGATGGGCCAGACTGGGGGCGTGCTCGGATACTTCGGACCCAAGGGGACCTTCACCCACCAGGCGCTGCGGACGGTCAGCAACGACGAGGCCATCGCGTACCCCAGCGTCCGCGCCGCGCTTGATGCGGTGCGGGCCGGGGAGGTCCGCGCCGCCGTCGTGCCGATCGAGAACTCGGTCGAGGGCGGGGTGTCCGCGACTCTCGACGAGCTCATCGCCGGTTCCCCGCTCGCGATCATCGGCGAGATCGTCATCCCCGTCGAGTTCGGACTGTACGCCCGCGAGGAGCTGGAACTCGAGGACATCCGGCAGGTGCTGACGCACGGCCACGCGGCGGCCCAGTGTCGCGAGTGGCTCGCCACCCACCTGCCGAACGCGAACATCACCGAGGCCGGCTCGACGGCGGGCGCCGCGGCCGAGGTCTCCCGGCCGGACTCCCACTACGACGCGGCCGTCAGCGCCCGCGTCGCCGGCCGGCTCTACGGCCTGACGGAGCTGGCCTACCAGATCGAGGACAACCCCGGCGCCGTCACGCGGTTCGTGCTCGTCGGGCGGCCGGGACCGCTGCCGGGTCGCACCGGGGCCGACAAGACGACGCTGGTCGCCTACATGCGCGAGGACCACTCCGGCGCGCTGCTCGAGATCCTGCAGCAGTTCGCCGTCCGCGGCGTGAACCTGAGCCGGATCGAGTCGCGCCCGACCAAGACCACGCTCGGCTCGTACTGCTTCTCCATCGACGCCGAGGGCCACGCGCACGACCGGCGGATGGCCGAGGCACTCGAGGGGCTGCACCGGATCTGCCCCACCGTGCACTTCCTCGGCTCCTACCCGCGCGCTGACAAGGTCCGCCCGTCGATCGGCATCGGGTTCAGCGACACGGAGTTCGACGAGGCCTCGTCGTGGGTCCAGGGCCTCGACCGCGAGACCGCCACCAGGGATTGACCCGGTTCCCTGAGCCTGTCGCGGTTCCCTGAGCTCGTCGAAGGGCGCCGAGCCGACCCCGGTTCCCTGAGCTCGTCGAAGGGCGTCGAGCGGAGCGAGGCGTGGGCTGGGGTGGGACCCTTCGCTGCGCTCAGGGCGTTTCGACAGGCTCAACGAACCGGTTCCCTGAGCTCGTCGAAGGGCGCCGAGCGGAGCGAGGCGTGGGCTGGGGTGGGACCCTTCGCTGCGCTCAGGGCGTTTCGACAGGCTCAACGAACCGGTTCCCTGAGCACTTCGACAAGCTCAGCACAGGCCCCGTCGAAGGGCGCCGAGCGGAGCGAGGCGTGGGCTGGGGTGGGACCCTTCGCTGCGCTCAGGGCGTTTCGACAGGCTCAACGAACCGGTTCCCTAAGCTCAGCCCCGGTTCCCTGTGCCTGTCGAAGGGCGCCGAGCGGAGCGAGGCGGGCTCCGTGCATGCCGGCTCCCGACTCTGGGGGTGGCGTGCATAACGATGCCCATGTCGTGGGCGCTGGCGCATACGGTCAGCGCTCCCGGTATGGGCATTGTTGTTCCCGGGTCCTTGAGGTTGGCCGGTTCCCTGAGCACTTCGACAGGCTCAGCACAGGCCCCTTCGAGGGGCGCCGAGCGAAGCGAGGCGTGGGCTGGGGTGGGACCCTTCGCTTCGCTCAGGGCGTTTCGACAGGCTCAACGAACCGGGTCGCCGAGCTTGTCGAGGTGCCCTGAGCGAAGCGAAGGGTCTTGGTGTGGGTGAGGCGACGGAGCGAGGCGAAGAAGCCGAGATCCGCGTCACCACTGGATTTCGGATAAAGGGTGCTTGTCGGGCGCCGATCCCCTACGCTTCGTCTCGTCCGGGTCGCCAGTTCCGTCGGCCCTGACACTGCACTGCTTTGGGGGAGGCGGCCATGGGGGAAGTCCATCGCAATGGACGGCGAACAGGCGGGGCGCTGATGGCGCTCATCGCAGCATTCGCTCTCGTATTCGTCGGCGTCACGTTCTCGGCCGCGGCCGGAACAGTGAAGGTGTCGGGCGCGATTGAGGTCGATGGGGCCCTCCCCGAGACCAGGGCGATCGTGATGATCAACGGCGTGGGCAATGACTATGCCGAGGAAAGACACATCACCATCGGCTCGGGCATCACGCCGTGGGATGCCAACATTCCCGAGGGCACCTACACGTTCGGGCTGATGGCGCCGGGCGCCGGCATCCAGACCTACTACGCCGGCCAGCCGACGCAGGACGACGCCGATCCCGTTGTGGTCGGCCCCGACGGCCTCGGTCACCTGGACTTCGACACCATCGTCAGCACCGGCTCGAGTATCTCGGGGACCGTCGTCGACATCGGAGGCATGCCGGTCGCGGGGGCGTATGTACAGCTCGACGGGGTGGACCGCTACACGTACTCGGCTGACGACGGAACCTTCTCCCTCGTCAACCTGCCGCTCGGGTCCTACGTTGTCAGCATCCTGGTCGATGACGTCCCCGTCGGAGAGCTCTCCGCGGAGATCCCCGAGGACGGCACCATCGTGACCGACGTCACGATCACCACGACCGTCGTGCCCGCCCCGACCGAGACCCCGAGTGAGCCGGAGACGACCGCACCCACCGAAGAGCCCACGTTGACCGCGTCGACGCCCACCATCTCGGACACCACCCCGCAGGTGGGTCAGAAGCTGACGGTCGCGCCAGGCTCCTGGACGAGCGGAACCGCGTTCGCCTACGAGTGGCTGCGCGGGACCACCGTCGTCGGCAAGACGTCGACCTATACGCCCATCGCCTCCGATCTCGGCAAGACGCTGACGGTCAAGGTCACCGGCACGAAGTCGGGCTACACCTCTGTGACGAAGACCTCCGCGGCAACGAAGCCGGTCGCGGCGGGCACTCTGAAGACGGCCACCCCGACCATCTCCGGCACGGCCAAGGTGGGCGTCAAGCTGACCGCCAAGGCGGGCAGCTGGACCAGCGGCACCTCGCTGACCTACCGCTGGTACGCGTCGGGCAAGGCCATCTCCGGGGCGACGAAGTCGACGTTCACGCCCACGGCGACCCAGCTCAACAAGACGCTGACGGTCAAGGTGACGGGCTCCAGGTCCGGCTACACAGCCGTGGCGAAGACGTCGAAGGCGACCGCCAAGGTCAAGGCCGGCACGCTCACCTCGACCCCGACGCCGAAGATCTCCGGCACCACCAAGGTGGGGAAGACGGTGACGGCCAAGGCCGGCACCTGGAAGCCGTCGGGCGGCAAGGTGACCTACCAGTGGTACCGCGGCGGCTCGAAGATCTCGAAGGCCACCAAGTCGACCTACAAGCTGGTCTCGGCGGACAAGGGCCGCACGATCAAGGTGAAGGTGACCTACACGAAGTCCGGCTACACCACGGTGTCGAAGACGTCGAAGGCCACCGCGAAGATCAGCTGAGCGACACCCGCACCGCCCCAGGATCGACGGCGACCCTGAGCGACGACACGTCGCCCATCAGCTCGCCGTCGATCTGGCATGGCACCGGGGCGGCCGACGTGACCTCGACGGCGCGACCCCGATCCCTTGTCAGCTGCCGGTCCGACGTCCGCCCGGCCAGCACCCCGGCGATCATCCGCGCGACGTCCCCCACCCCATCGGGGGAGGCCGTCAGGACATCGACGACCCCGTCGAAGGGTGTCGCGCCCGGCAGCAATGTGATTCCCTGGTGCAGGTCCGCGACGTTGCCGATCTCGACCAGCGACGCGGCCCCGTCGAGGATCTCCTCCCCATCGACCACCACGCGCGTCGGCACCGGCCGAGCCGCGATGTGCCGCGCGCCGGCGGCCAGGTAGGCGTACGGCCCGACGCGCCGCTTCCACGTCTCGCTGGTGTCGCGGAGCACCGCAGCGTCGGCGCCTACCCCCACCATGACCGCGGAGACCTCCGTGCGACCGTCGAGTTCGACGCGCAGCAGGTCGACGGGGGTCGGCGTGCCTTCGAGGGCGGCGCGCACCGCCGTCGGCAGGTCACGCGGCACGCGGAGGGCGCGCGCGAGCAGGTCGCCGGAGCCGTGCGGGACCAGGCCGAGCGTCGCGGGGGAGTGCGCGATCGCGGAGCAGGCCGCCCGTTGCGTCCCGTCTCCGCCGACCACCAGCACCAGCTCGGCTCCGGCTGCCAGCGCCGCCTCGCAGGCTGCCGCGCCCGGCTCCTCCACCGTCGTGGTGTGCCAGCCGACCAGGCTCCAGCCCCGGGCTCCGGCCTCCGCCTCCACGACGCGGCGCAGCAGCCCTGCGTTGCGCACCCGGACGGGATTGCTGACCACCGCGTACCGCCTCCCAGGCAGTGCAGGCCGCGCGGGCGTGTGCGCGAAGGCGGCCGCGAGCGCGTGCGCGAAGATCCCGACGAGGACGCCGGCCACCACGTCGCTGAGGTGGTGCACCCGCAGCAGCAGTCGGGCCACCCCGACCAGCACCGCGAACGCCATCCATGCCGCGGCCCACCACCGCGAACGTCGGGGCGGCCAGCGCGCCTCGCGGGCCAGGGCGATGAGCCCGCAGGCCAGGACCGTCGCCGCGGCCGCGTGGCCGGAGGGGAACGACGCGTCCGACGTCAGGACGCCGAGCCACGGGGTGCTCGGCCGCTCGCGCCCGACCAGCACCTTCAGGACCGTCACGATCGACAGCGACAGCAGCGACGAGGTCACGAGCCGGGCGGCAAGCCGGAGGAGGCGCCGTCGGCCCGCCCACAGGGCCACCAGGAGCAGGGCCAGCGTCGGCACGACCGGGTTCGTCGCCCAGGCGAAGGCCTCGGCGACCCGGCCCCAGGCCGAGCCCTCGGGCAGCGGCGGCCACGGCCACCAGCCGTCGAGCCAGGTCGGGACCCAGCGGGACATGGCGGCCAGCGCGGCGCCGAGCGCCGCGGCGACCAGGATGCGCCAGGCCCAGCCCCTTGTCATCTGCCTATTCTGGCAGTGGCTGGGGCCGCGGGCGGACGAACAGCCAGGGGACGACGGCCGCGGCCAGCACGATCCCGCTGACGCCGAAGGCCCAGCCGAAGCCGACCGCGTCGGCGATCGCGCCGGCCAGCAGCGTCCCGGCGATGGAACCGAGGTCCGTGGCCATCGAGTACGTCGACAGCGCCTGCCCGCCGTTGCGGTTCGACCCGATCAGGTCGGCGAGCAGCGCCTGCGATGCCGGCGCGATGAACGCGGCGGAGGCGCCTCCGGCCAGGGACAGGACGAGGAAGAACGGAAGGGTGTCGAACCAGCCGATGGGCGCGGTGACGAGCGCCGCGAACAGCAGCCCGAGCATGATGAACGGCCGGCGACCGCGACGGTCGACCAGCCGCCCCGTCGCCTGCTGCGTGACCGCGTTGCCGAGCGCGAACAGCGTCAGCGCGATGCCCGCGGCGGCGGAACCGATCTCCGGGGCGGCCGCCGCGAGCAGCGGAAGCAGCGCGACGCGCACGCCGAAGTTCGTCCAGCCGTTGGCGAAGGCCGTCACCAGCAGCGCCCGGTACGCGGGCAGCCCGATGGCCTCGGCCAGCCGCATCCGCTCCTGCGGGTCGTCGCCCGTGGGGCGGCCGCCCGGGCCGCCGCGCAGCATCACCAGCACCACCAGCACCGCGGCGGCGATGGCGACGGCGTAGATGAAGAAGGGGAGCCGCATGCCGATGCCGGAGAGGAGGGAGCCGAGCGTCGGGCCCAGGATGTTGCCGAGCAGGAACGCGGTGCCGTAGAGCGACGAGGTCCGGCCACGCTGCGCGGGCGGTGAGAGCCGGACCAGCAGGCCCATCGACGAGACGGTGAACATCACCGACCCGATGCCCCCGATGCCGCGGAACAGCAGCAGCATCCAGTAGGTGTCGGCGAACCCGCACAGCGCGCTGCTGAGTGCGACGATGGTGAGGCCGAGCAGGTAGATGCGACGCTCGCCGAAGCGGGAGATCAGCGACCCACCGGCCGGCGCGAACACCAGCCGGACGAACGCGAAGATCGAGACGATGGCGGACGCCGCCATGACGCCGACGTCGAAGGACTGCGCGAACTGCGGCAGGATCGGCGCGACCAGCCCGTAGCCCAGGGCGATCAGGAACGCGGCTGCGACCAGGATCCAGATCTCCACCGGAACCCTTGTCGACGCACTTCGCACCGGCCCACCCTACGCCCTCCGCCCTCGGCCGCCCGAGGCGCGATGAGCACGACACACTTGTCATCGTCGCTGTCAACGGTCACACGGGCGCTTTAGTGCGATGAGCAGTGTGTCGTGCTCATCGCGGCCGACGGGGCGGGCGTCGCTAGAGTAGGGGCCATGATTGATCCCAAGTGGCTCCGCGTCGATCCCGACCGCGTCCGACGCTCCCAGGCCCTCCGTGGCGCCTCGGTCGAGCTCGTCGACGACCTGGTCGCAGCCGATGAGACCCGCCGCTCCTCCATCCTCGCCGCCGAGACGCTGCGCGCCGAGCAGAAGTCGCTCGGCAAGCTCGTCGCCCAGGCTAAGGGCGACGAGAAGGCCGTGCTTCTGGCCCGCACCAAGCAGCTGGCCACCGATGTGAAGGCCAGCCAGGCCGACGCCGCCGCTGCCGAGTCGCGCTTCGACGAGTTGATGAAGCAGGTCGGCAACCTCGTGATCGACGGCGTCCCCGAGGGCGGCGAGGACGAGGGCGTCATCATCGAGACGCACGGCACCCCGCGAGACTTCGCGGCCGAGGGCTTCGAGCCCAAGGATCACCTCGAGATCGGCGAGCGCCTCGGCGCCATCGACATGGAGCGCGGCACCAAGATCTCCGGGTCCCGCTTCTACGTCCTGACCGGCATCGGCGCCCAGCTCGAGATCGCGCTGCTCAACCTCGCCATGAACAAGGCCACCGAGTGGGGCTTCACCCCCATGATCCCGCCCGCGCTCGTGAAGCCCGAGGCCATGGACGGCACCGGCTTCCTCGGCCAGGCCGCGCAGGACGTGTACCGCCTCGAGGCCGACGACCTCTACCTCGTCGGCACCTCCGAGGTCGCGCTCGCCGCCTACCACTCCGGCGAGATCCTCGACGAGGCCACCCTGCCGCGCCAGTACGTCGCCTACTCGCCGTGCTTCCGTCGCGAGGCCGGCTCCTACGGCAAGGACACCCGCGGCATCTTCCGCGTGCACTGGTTCGACAAGGTCGAGATGTTCGTCCACTGCGATCCGGCCGACGCCGAGGACTGGCACCAGCGCCTGCTCGGCTACGAGAAGGAGTTCCTGCAGGCCCTCGAGGTGCCGTTCCAGGTCCTCGACGTCGCCTCGGGCGACCTCGGCCTCAGCGCCGCGCGCAAGTTCGACTGCTACGCCTGGCTGCCCACCCAGCAGCGCTACCGCGAGGTCACCTCGACCTCGAACTGCACCGAGTTCCAGGCCCGGAGGCTCAGCATCCGCGGCCGCTTCTCCGACGGTGTCCGCCCGGTCGCGACGCTGAACGGCACGCTCTGCGCCATGACCCGCATCATCATCATGCTGCTGGAGAACCACCAGCAGGCCGACGGTTCCGTGCGCGTCCCCGAGGCCCTGCGCCCCTACCTGGGCGGACGTGAGGTCCTCACCCCCGGAGCCTGATGTTGGAGCTACTGTAAAGCTACTCTAAAGCAGCGTTTACAGTAGCTTTACAGTAGCTCGAAACCCGCTGTGACAAGGTGTTTAGCTGCGTCCAGCGGCTAAGGCGAGCCGGCCGCTGCCCCGCAGTTCGACGCGGCCAGGCTCCGTGATGAGCGCCGCCTGCCCGTGGGGCAGCGTGATCTCCCGATCACCCGAGGCGACGACGAACTCGCCGTCCAGCACGACGACGATCGACGCCGATCCGGTCTCCACCGCCGCGTCCCCGTGCGCCAGCACGAGCTGGAAGCCGGCGGTCTCGGGCCGGTAGGCGACGGCCTTCCCGTCGAGGATCTCCGGCGCGAGCAGCGGGGCGGTCGCCCCGGTGAAGTCGAGGACCTGCAGCAGCTCGGCGCGGTCCACGTGCTTGGGCGTCAGCCCGCCGCGCAGCACGTTGTCGCTCGGGCCCATCAGCTCGACGCCGATGCCGCGCAGGTACGCATGCACGTTGCCGGCCGGCAGCCACAGGCACTCGCCGGCGGCCAGCGTCACGTGGTTCAGCAGCAGCGCCACCGCGATGCCCGGGTCGCCGGGGTAGCGGGCGGCCAGCCTGCCGGCGACCTCCAGGTCGTCAGACGCGATGGCCTGGCGGGACACCTCCTCAACGAGGACATCGACGTCCGCCCCGTGCGCCAGCAGCCAGGCGACCGCGTGGAAGAGGCCGTCCGGTGCGGCCAGGAGCTCGTGCAGCCGCGCCAGCGGGCCGGCCGCGTCGGGGTCGCAGCGGGCGAACAGCAGGTCGACGAGAGCGAGCGACTCGCCCACCGGGCGGAAACCGCACAGCGCCTCGAACCCGTCGGCAAGCGCGACGATCAGCTCCGGCTTGGAGAACGGGTCCTTGTAGTTGCGGTGCGGCGCGTCCAGCGGGATGCCGTGCGCGTTCTCCCGGGCGAACCCGGCGGCGGCCTGCGCGCTGGCGGGGTGGGCCTGGAGCGAGAGCGGCTCGGCGGCGGCAAGGATCTTCAGCAGGTAGGGCAGCTGGCCACCGCTGGCCTCCTCCCACCCGAGCAGGTCGGGCCACAGCGTCGGCTCGGCGAAGAGGCTCGGCGACGCGGGATGTGCCCCGAACCACAGCTCGGCCTCGACGGCGGCCGTGGCGGGCCAGCCGAGGGCGGCCGAAATGCCTCCGGGTACCCCCCACGCGTAGTCCCTCGGGGAGTTCGTGATGCGGTGGATGAGCACGGATCTCCTGAACGCCGTTCGTTCGGCACAGCCTAGCGGCGGACGAGCACTGCCCAGCCACTTGCCGCCGCCGCAGCGACTCCCCGAACGCTCGCGGTTCGGTCACCCGTCGTTCATCTGCTCATGGCAAGCTGGCGGAAGTAACTTGTCAGGAGGTCACATGACGTTCACACCGAAGCTGGTCGCGCTGGACATCGACGGCACGCTCGTCGACGGGTTCGGACACCTGCCGCGCGAGATCCACGAGGCCGTGCAGCGCGTCGTCGAGGCCGGAGTGCCTGTCGTGATGTCGACCGGGCGCTCGTGGCTCGGTGCGAAGGAGGTCCGCGACCAGCTGGGCCTGCCCGCGGGCTGGTCGGTGGTCTCCAACGGCGCCGTGGTCGTCACCGACCCGCCGTTCCGCATCATCCACGAGACAAGGTTCGACCCCTCCGATGTCGTCCGCCAGGTCGCCGAGCTCGCGCCCGACGCACGGATCGCGGTGCAGGACGGCGCGGACTGGCGCGTCAACCGCCACTTCCCCGACGGGGAGCTGACCGGTGTCGTCCACATCGAGACGATCGAGGAGCTGGCCTCCCGCCACGTGGCGCGCGTCGTCATCCGCCAGCCGGAGTCGTCCGAGGAGGTCTTCGCGGAACTCGTCGCGCGGCTGGGCCTGCAGGAGGTTGCCTACTTCGTCGGCTGGTCCGCCTGGCTGGACATCGCCCCGCGCGGGGTGGACAAGGCGCACGGCCTCGCCGTCGTCTGCGAGGCGCTCGGCATCGACAGGGTCGACGTGCTCGCCCTCGGCGACGGCCGCAACGACATCGAGATGCTCGAGTGGGCCGGACGTGGCGTCGCGATCGGCGACGCCGCGGACGAGGTCAAGGCTGCCGCCGACCACGTCACCGGAACGTTCCACGACCTCGGCACCGTCGAGGAGCTCGATCGCT is from Tessaracoccus palaemonis and encodes:
- the eccCa gene encoding type VII secretion protein EccCa; translation: MGLITFHRPGRVTPPPMPRGDLLLESPPEIPPPSPSKPFGNALRMLPMVAGGLAMGLMFMGGGLGGSGTLRGVIGGLYAVSMIGMMLSQTGRQNDDQSAQLDANRRDYFRYLAQTRRAFMKTADEQRASVAFRHPAPDSLWTVVGGPRMWERRPADEDFGSVRLSVGGQQSARRITPPEAQPVEDLEPLTTGALRRFVRTHRVIPSVPLAVDLRGFHTVSLVGDEEACRRVAFAMVAQLVTWHAPGDVALMVAAAPGRQAAWEWVKWLPHLRHPVDADALGPLRMFATGATELSQLAVSAQGAEEQPSLRVIVTDQVPGVASRQFLTPATHVVTLDVTGERDVPRTLEPGAAVLEVTPDAIVLHRSTKEAAHARTPFGRPDRVPAVYCEMLARAMAAYRLPDAQDGDVAAGDSGLEPVRDFPTLLGAGDPLTLDPRVAWRPRPLRQQLRIPIGTADDGSPVELDLKESAQGGMGPHGICIGATGSGKSELLRTLVLGLAMTHSTEQLNFILVDFKGGATFLGLEDLPHVSAVITNLADELSLVERMSDAIGGELDRRMEVLRSAGNFKNRDDYEAARRAGADLEPMPSLVIIVDEFSELLTARPEFIDLFVQIGRVGRSIAVHQLLASQRLEENRLRGLDTFLSYRIALRTFSPSESRAVIGVPDAYELPTPPGNGYLKFDTTGLTRFKAAYVSGPWHDPSALGRGDDQRADDLDAPLTRGWMPPVLEFGTDYVAPVTPPNDLPGSSSSGPGSLSLSKRPELVEGSDLGPDASLRSAPLDKLGEPGKLNEPKDDDAETLLGIAVGRLRGHGRPARRVWLPPLDLPPTMDQLLGGLADVEGRGLQVADPSRQGRLRAPVGLIDRPRQQRRDPWWIDFSGSGGNLAVVGGPQSGKSMALRATIAGLALTHTPQEVGFYVLDFGGGALTSMRRLAHIGAVTGRLDVDRVRRTVAELTSLRAARERQFADLGIDSMTTYRQARRDGSVPADRFPTDVFLVIDGWATLKTEFETLEPQVQALANGGLGYGIHVFVSAARPSEIRAATLDALQSRIELKLGDPFDSTIDRHAQAGVPVARPGRGLTGGALHALIGLPRVDSVTGVDDVSAGQRNFIAAVNGAWKGPRAAEVRLLPEDLEMSALPAITPGPDRRIPFAVDELEIAPVWFDPMADPHLVAIGGPESGKSNLLRLFLRGITTRFTASEAKVMIVDYRRSLLGEVESEHLIGYYPSAAAATPMLQQTAEAVRARLPGPDVTQQQLRDRSWWTGAEVFLVVDDYDLVAAPSGNPMAVFADLVNQAGDIGLHIILARSFGGAGRAVFGDPLISRMKESVNPALVLSGNREEGNLYGDVKGAPMPAGRGTLVTRAFTGLVQTAKVPPRA
- a CDS encoding S8 family serine peptidase; the encoded protein is MQWMRSGVAAAVAVLLTCVLPAAPALADDDLVPLDQGLCRTAQPTPAADLVNAWQLQRLDMESVWELATGRGVRVAVIDTGVASDDSGYWSRTRITTYDLLSGEGTDDDGRYDCDHGTAVASLLAAGHAEDGSAVNEATNFAGISPGATVLAYRALRWSTPQDDLPDDEQDDLSATVRAVRQAIADGADVINLSQVVGASSPGLADYRAAIADAIEAGIVVVAAAGNADQAAAIGGEAYPASLPGVISVGASDAADAGDQLTYPSDTVAVGAPGRGLLALAPSSGDDSSDQAFTGDATGTSFATALVSGVVALMIQYERDVHGATLTPAEVRARLIATADPPASSVPDPLIGHGIVNPLRALTGATPASLTPTEPGASAEAVITPEQREDRTLPVAALLVAGGALALVLLGVVAAVTIPRATRHG
- the pheA gene encoding prephenate dehydratase — its product is MLGYFGPKGTFTHQALRTVSNDEAIAYPSVRAALDAVRAGEVRAAVVPIENSVEGGVSATLDELIAGSPLAIIGEIVIPVEFGLYAREELELEDIRQVLTHGHAAAQCREWLATHLPNANITEAGSTAGAAAEVSRPDSHYDAAVSARVAGRLYGLTELAYQIEDNPGAVTRFVLVGRPGPLPGRTGADKTTLVAYMREDHSGALLEILQQFAVRGVNLSRIESRPTKTTLGSYCFSIDAEGHAHDRRMAEALEGLHRICPTVHFLGSYPRADKVRPSIGIGFSDTEFDEASSWVQGLDRETATRD